Proteins from a genomic interval of Lacticaseibacillus pabuli:
- a CDS encoding SLAP domain-containing protein produces MKKNHLVLAAAASAAIMVAPLALGTLNVITPAQITHAGTQLPTGWTQAQFDLLQSAVDAANSQKVAQIDLLDAKGNSYGQYTIDRAQSYLNGKPYDTKPKSPEYIASKLLNMISNSLEEGQKPTVETQKFLVNYFPEIKGKAAYDLADRGQKENAPRLDAAYDEASKAYVQTLTDQAAATNLTPDQQTAIQSQLKVAQAAVNDSSTNLKADAAMQPAIDRLKEAIKVATPVGLADADIKSGSGQLQLDRANAMTGNDLATAKGEGWDYTDSQYTGYYTKSGVFTPYKATTVDWQTGWVIGDMITAIQAGKPMTSDAQKYLANNLQIALDSLIVINDAYDKKEGPANVAAQLPAVQKLVVAAAQKTVDDLKKDSTSTPQAIQAAEAQLAAVKKVVTDYVSPIGTPNNYGKTTGTTSTTTPAGTTGSTYTPAPATTTAATPATTKPATVTPVQKANGVTIKAVAKTTKVTPVVDDNFKATSHKLAKNSSWKVSGVTIAPNGDVFYKVGANQFIRADAANLTMNAGQSLSGNGSIKVKKIATIKYVPGYGIQVWKNDFKTVVKNADGSKKKLNDKTSWKVSGIVKHDGHVFYNLGGNQYIDASYATLK; encoded by the coding sequence ATGAAGAAGAATCATCTAGTTTTAGCTGCAGCAGCCTCTGCAGCAATCATGGTCGCACCACTCGCTTTGGGTACGTTGAACGTTATTACACCTGCACAAATCACTCATGCTGGCACGCAATTGCCAACTGGTTGGACACAGGCGCAGTTTGATTTGTTACAGTCTGCTGTTGATGCAGCAAACAGCCAGAAGGTTGCTCAGATTGACCTGCTGGATGCTAAAGGCAACTCATACGGGCAGTACACGATTGATCGTGCACAGTCATATCTTAACGGCAAACCCTACGATACAAAGCCAAAGTCACCTGAGTACATCGCTTCAAAACTACTTAACATGATTTCCAATTCTTTGGAAGAAGGCCAAAAGCCTACCGTAGAGACACAAAAATTCTTGGTAAACTATTTCCCTGAAATCAAGGGCAAAGCAGCTTACGATTTGGCAGATCGTGGTCAAAAGGAAAATGCACCTCGTTTGGATGCAGCTTATGATGAAGCTTCAAAAGCATATGTTCAAACACTGACTGACCAGGCTGCAGCGACCAATTTGACGCCCGACCAACAAACGGCTATTCAAAGTCAACTCAAAGTAGCACAAGCTGCTGTAAATGACAGTTCGACTAATTTGAAGGCGGATGCTGCAATGCAGCCTGCTATTGACCGTTTGAAGGAAGCTATCAAAGTTGCGACACCAGTTGGACTTGCTGATGCTGATATCAAGAGCGGGAGCGGCCAACTCCAACTTGACCGCGCTAATGCTATGACCGGTAATGATCTGGCCACTGCCAAGGGTGAAGGCTGGGATTACACTGACAGTCAGTACACTGGCTACTACACCAAGTCCGGAGTTTTCACGCCATACAAAGCAACAACCGTTGACTGGCAAACCGGTTGGGTGATTGGTGACATGATTACTGCAATCCAAGCAGGAAAGCCAATGACGTCAGATGCGCAGAAATATTTGGCGAACAATCTTCAAATCGCGCTGGATTCCTTAATCGTAATTAACGATGCATATGACAAAAAGGAAGGACCTGCAAATGTTGCCGCTCAGTTGCCTGCTGTTCAGAAACTAGTCGTAGCCGCAGCACAGAAGACGGTCGACGATTTGAAGAAGGACAGTACCAGCACGCCTCAAGCAATTCAGGCTGCTGAAGCACAGTTGGCCGCTGTGAAGAAGGTTGTGACTGACTACGTTTCCCCAATCGGTACGCCAAACAATTACGGTAAAACAACGGGTACGACTAGCACCACCACGCCAGCGGGTACAACCGGTTCAACTTACACACCAGCACCTGCTACAACAACCGCTGCTACCCCAGCAACTACCAAGCCAGCAACTGTGACACCTGTTCAGAAGGCCAACGGTGTTACCATCAAGGCTGTTGCCAAGACAACCAAGGTCACACCAGTTGTTGATGACAATTTCAAGGCTACCAGCCACAAGCTTGCTAAGAACAGTAGCTGGAAGGTTTCCGGCGTCACCATTGCTCCTAATGGCGATGTGTTCTACAAGGTCGGTGCTAACCAGTTCATCCGTGCAGACGCCGCTAACTTGACCATGAATGCTGGCCAGAGCCTTTCTGGTAACGGCAGCATCAAGGTCAAGAAGATTGCCACAATCAAGTACGTTCCTGGTTACGGCATTCAGGTTTGGAAGAACGACTTCAAGACCGTCGTTAAGAACGCTGACGGCAGCAAGAAGAAGCTGAACGACAAGACCAGCTGGAAGGTTTCCGGCATCGTCAAGCACGATGGTCACGTCTTCTACAACCTTGGTGGCAACCAGTACATTGACGCCTCATACGCAACACTGAAGTAG
- a CDS encoding SLAP domain-containing protein produces MAATDSADKDAIAEKMQMPKLTPTSIQQTNDAISALKDAVAATKGSTDSDTLYQVNRAEAIINPTGDIAKKVKASGYDYTTAMDKGYYVVSGAGDNDWTGPHAFDAAAVNWQASQVIGRLLKSDNKGPLPDNVAQYVATHPDVAASALNAVDDIFDTPGGADKAASEKIQMQQAIVKAVASTGIKPTTSAGQTALDEAVQAVTDPKNATNNADSGITSDMITKVAKMVPSDVVQKQNTPSQPSTSYVPTATVANSNTVPATNKTKTPATVPSAETIPVKKNAGVTIKGVAKTTEGTPIYDGTFAASGRTLPKNTNWKVSNVTVAPNGDVFYKVGTNQYVRADAAKLNTNAAQDLKGDTSIAVKKVATVKYVPGYGIQVWKNDFKTMVKNADGSAKKLADKTSWKVSGIVKHNGHVFYRVGSNQYIDASYATLK; encoded by the coding sequence ATGGCTGCGACTGACTCTGCTGATAAAGATGCCATTGCTGAGAAGATGCAGATGCCAAAACTCACGCCAACAAGTATACAGCAAACTAACGACGCTATTTCTGCTTTAAAGGATGCAGTTGCAGCAACAAAGGGCTCCACTGACTCAGACACCTTGTACCAGGTAAACCGTGCTGAAGCTATTATTAATCCAACGGGAGACATAGCTAAAAAGGTTAAGGCCAGTGGCTATGACTACACAACAGCTATGGACAAGGGGTATTACGTCGTTTCAGGTGCTGGAGACAATGACTGGACTGGGCCACATGCTTTTGATGCGGCTGCGGTTAATTGGCAAGCTTCTCAAGTAATCGGTCGTTTGTTGAAATCTGACAATAAGGGTCCCTTGCCTGATAATGTTGCACAGTATGTTGCGACTCACCCAGACGTAGCAGCGAGTGCACTTAACGCAGTAGATGACATTTTTGACACGCCAGGTGGTGCAGACAAAGCTGCTTCAGAAAAAATTCAGATGCAACAGGCCATTGTGAAGGCCGTAGCCAGTACAGGTATTAAGCCAACAACATCTGCAGGGCAAACTGCACTCGATGAAGCTGTACAGGCTGTGACCGATCCGAAGAACGCAACTAACAACGCTGATTCAGGCATTACGTCAGACATGATTACAAAAGTAGCTAAAATGGTTCCTTCAGATGTGGTTCAGAAGCAAAACACACCATCGCAACCTAGCACGAGCTATGTTCCAACCGCGACTGTAGCTAATTCCAATACTGTGCCAGCTACTAATAAGACAAAGACTCCAGCAACCGTACCGTCTGCTGAAACAATCCCAGTTAAGAAAAACGCCGGTGTAACCATCAAGGGTGTTGCTAAGACAACCGAGGGCACACCAATTTACGACGGCACCTTTGCTGCTAGTGGCCGTACCCTCCCTAAGAACACTAACTGGAAGGTTTCCAATGTGACCGTTGCGCCTAATGGTGATGTCTTCTACAAGGTTGGGACTAACCAGTATGTTCGTGCTGACGCCGCAAAGCTGAACACGAATGCCGCGCAGGATCTTAAGGGTGACACCAGCATTGCTGTCAAGAAGGTCGCAACCGTTAAGTACGTTCCTGGCTATGGTATCCAGGTATGGAAGAACGACTTCAAGACAATGGTTAAGAATGCTGATGGCAGTGCCAAGAAGCTTGCTGACAAGACGAGCTGGAAAGTATCCGGTATTGTTAAGCACAATGGTCACGTCTTCTACCGCGTTGGTAGCAATCAGTACATTGACGCTTCATACGCAACACTTAAGTAA
- a CDS encoding amino acid permease, producing the protein MQKTDEVKQNSDGTRRELTNRHVSMIALGGTIGTGLFLGASNSIMKTGPSIIIVYAVLGLIFFLMMRAIGELMYADPSQHTFISFISKYLGHQAGHFALWTYWLGVIFVAMAELTAVSKYVQFWFPSWHTWTIQLVVLALLMCVNLIAVRLFGETEFWFAMIKVTAIVVMIIVGLGMVFMNYKTPVGHASFANITRGFTMFPNGWESFVAAFPMVFFSFQGMEFIGITTSETENPRKVLPKVINEILLRILIFYIGAIVVIMAIYPWQSLDPHTSPFVQVFELAGLKAAAAVINFVVLTAAASALNSYMYSAGRHFYQIALDSRAKAFKPFRKIAKSGVPARGVMFSAAMILLGPILNSLPQISDAFAFITSVSSDMYIIVYLMTMLAHRKYRESKQFDPQGFLMPAYKVTSPLVILFFVAVYISLFTNGTGILPAIGGLVWTAGFLGIQYLVKSMHEHGVNSIKIDE; encoded by the coding sequence ATGCAGAAGACTGATGAAGTTAAACAGAATTCAGACGGCACACGCCGCGAGTTAACCAACCGCCACGTGTCGATGATTGCCCTCGGTGGCACCATCGGGACCGGTCTGTTTCTGGGTGCCAGCAACTCCATCATGAAGACCGGCCCGTCCATCATCATCGTGTACGCGGTGCTTGGACTGATTTTCTTCCTGATGATGCGCGCGATTGGCGAATTGATGTACGCCGATCCCTCGCAACACACGTTTATTTCCTTCATATCTAAATACCTTGGGCACCAGGCAGGGCACTTCGCCCTCTGGACCTATTGGCTGGGGGTGATCTTCGTTGCGATGGCTGAGCTGACCGCCGTGTCCAAGTATGTTCAGTTCTGGTTCCCATCCTGGCACACTTGGACGATCCAGCTCGTCGTGCTCGCACTCTTGATGTGCGTGAACCTGATTGCCGTGCGCCTGTTTGGTGAAACCGAGTTCTGGTTCGCCATGATTAAGGTCACGGCCATCGTCGTCATGATTATCGTCGGCCTCGGCATGGTGTTCATGAACTACAAGACGCCGGTTGGCCACGCCAGCTTTGCCAACATCACGCGCGGCTTCACGATGTTTCCGAATGGCTGGGAGAGCTTCGTCGCGGCGTTTCCAATGGTGTTCTTCTCCTTTCAGGGGATGGAATTCATCGGGATCACCACTTCTGAAACCGAAAACCCACGCAAAGTGCTGCCCAAGGTCATCAACGAGATTCTGTTGCGGATTTTGATTTTCTATATCGGCGCAATCGTCGTCATCATGGCGATTTACCCCTGGCAGAGTCTCGACCCGCACACGAGTCCGTTCGTGCAGGTCTTTGAACTCGCCGGGTTGAAGGCCGCCGCCGCGGTGATTAACTTTGTCGTCCTGACCGCTGCCGCGTCCGCGCTGAACTCCTACATGTACTCCGCTGGGAGGCACTTCTACCAAATCGCGCTCGACAGCCGGGCGAAGGCGTTCAAGCCATTCCGCAAGATTGCCAAGTCCGGAGTGCCCGCTCGTGGCGTAATGTTCTCCGCCGCGATGATTCTGCTCGGGCCCATCCTGAACTCACTACCGCAGATTTCCGATGCGTTCGCGTTCATTACGTCCGTTTCGTCAGATATGTACATCATCGTGTACCTGATGACCATGCTGGCGCACCGCAAGTACCGCGAGAGCAAACAGTTTGATCCGCAGGGCTTCCTGATGCCAGCTTACAAGGTGACGAGTCCGCTGGTCATTCTGTTCTTCGTCGCCGTCTACATCAGTCTGTTTACCAATGGCACGGGTATATTGCCCGCTATCGGTGGCCTGGTTTGGACCGCCGGCTTCCTCGGGATTCAGTACCTCGTGAAGTCGATGCATGAACACGGTGTTAATTCGATTAAGATTGATGAATAG
- the fba gene encoding class II fructose-1,6-bisphosphate aldolase — MPLVHGTELVQAARKGHYAIGAFNTNNLEWTRAILKGAQDLNVPVIIQTSMGAAKYMGGYELCQKLIESMVKAMDITVPVVIHLDHGNYEAAKEAIAAGYNSVMFDGHDLPFAENLEKAKEIVKLAHSKGISVECEVGSIGGEEDGVIGEGELASVEEVKTMAATGVDFLAAGIGNIHGQYPDNWKGLHFDRLQEIGNAVDVPLVLHGGSGIPREQVQKAITMGISKLNINTECQLAFAKATREYIEAGKDKQGKGYDPRKLLKPGTDAITDTFKEITGWIGTKSVKMVPEEL, encoded by the coding sequence ATGCCATTAGTACACGGTACTGAACTTGTTCAAGCTGCTCGCAAGGGCCACTACGCCATTGGTGCGTTCAACACCAACAACCTCGAATGGACCCGCGCCATTCTCAAGGGTGCGCAGGATCTCAACGTCCCTGTAATTATCCAAACCTCAATGGGTGCGGCTAAGTACATGGGTGGCTACGAACTTTGCCAGAAGCTGATCGAATCCATGGTTAAGGCTATGGACATCACAGTTCCTGTTGTTATTCACCTTGACCACGGTAACTACGAAGCTGCCAAGGAAGCTATTGCTGCCGGCTACAACTCCGTAATGTTCGATGGTCACGATCTGCCATTCGCAGAAAACCTCGAAAAGGCCAAGGAAATCGTTAAGTTGGCCCACTCCAAGGGTATCTCCGTAGAATGTGAAGTTGGTTCTATCGGTGGTGAAGAAGACGGTGTTATCGGCGAAGGTGAACTTGCTTCTGTTGAAGAAGTTAAGACCATGGCTGCTACCGGCGTTGACTTCCTTGCTGCTGGTATTGGTAACATTCACGGCCAGTACCCAGACAACTGGAAGGGTCTTCACTTCGACCGTCTCCAGGAAATCGGCAATGCTGTTGATGTACCTCTCGTACTTCACGGTGGTTCCGGTATCCCTCGCGAACAGGTTCAGAAGGCTATCACAATGGGTATCTCCAAGCTGAACATCAACACTGAATGCCAGCTTGCATTTGCCAAGGCTACTCGCGAATACATCGAAGCAGGTAAGGACAAGCAGGGCAAGGGTTACGACCCTCGCAAGCTTCTCAAGCCTGGTACAGATGCTATTACCGACACCTTCAAGGAAATCACTGGCTGGATTGGTACCAAGTCCGTCAAGATGGTTCCTGAAGAACTCTAA
- the pnuC gene encoding nicotinamide riboside transporter PnuC, whose amino-acid sequence MEQQINSTEESQTGAKRFEGNYFQWLRSELSGWDATPWSMFWFGVSFQLCLFLTNPINLTTTITFIATVFGLLCVVAMMVGKSVNGLLGFISAIGFIYVNFTAGHFASVLDQTVFMLCIDLPLMIKWRTWGEDFDAKLRHLNVRGWIIVLAIIAVAWFSLFHAYTALHDTNPLWDSLVLSIGATASVMIVFHFNDTYTLWLAEDVVNVLLWFTALKGGYSQSSLPMLVVTLTYTVTAIYGKFYSPWSAKHYKEVQSAQND is encoded by the coding sequence ATGGAACAACAGATCAATAGCACCGAAGAATCACAGACAGGCGCCAAGCGCTTTGAGGGGAATTACTTTCAATGGCTGCGCTCCGAGTTATCAGGATGGGACGCAACGCCGTGGAGCATGTTTTGGTTTGGGGTTTCATTCCAACTCTGCCTCTTCCTGACGAACCCGATTAATCTCACCACCACCATCACGTTCATCGCCACCGTCTTCGGCCTGCTCTGCGTGGTCGCGATGATGGTCGGCAAGTCCGTTAATGGATTGCTCGGGTTCATTTCCGCAATCGGCTTCATTTACGTCAACTTCACCGCGGGGCACTTTGCCTCCGTGCTTGACCAGACTGTCTTCATGCTCTGCATTGACCTGCCACTGATGATCAAGTGGCGGACATGGGGTGAAGACTTTGACGCCAAACTGCGCCACCTCAACGTGCGCGGCTGGATTATCGTCCTGGCCATCATTGCCGTTGCTTGGTTCAGCCTGTTCCACGCCTACACCGCATTGCACGATACCAACCCACTCTGGGATTCACTGGTTCTGTCCATCGGTGCAACGGCATCCGTCATGATTGTTTTCCACTTCAATGACACCTACACCCTGTGGCTGGCAGAAGACGTCGTCAACGTCCTGCTGTGGTTCACAGCGCTGAAGGGTGGCTACTCACAGTCATCCCTGCCAATGCTCGTTGTCACGCTGACCTACACCGTCACCGCGATTTACGGCAAGTTCTACTCACCTTGGAGCGCTAAGCACTACAAGGAAGTTCAGAGCGCACAGAACGACTAA
- a CDS encoding M57 family metalloprotease, protein MKQSSFKTNLARIFVAVSSLILFASAGAFSPALRTKPVAADAVEYREPLAQQLTKQGLHYVRHDREGSQVWSDGRQNYSYVNNYWFSSKHIVTVSTMKYPSQGTTPEVTALVHRLLMSAIDMVNQSGANVQLCYVGDDVRTANVQVTYENNANPSELTGDVAGETTPLNYYVPSEPSIMHLKYYDPAYPKFTSEYIDIHEFGHSLGLGHTDGVTAQPTVMQTTGAVNGNLDYYYQALRYLYGKKTSRSIAGTGRINYNKHYGIQIWARDGKPVRYNAAEAKKYHHKTGDAKKLMGQTDWKIFANTYQQNGTTYFNLGGDQYIDARYVTIR, encoded by the coding sequence TTGAAACAAAGTAGCTTCAAAACTAATCTGGCCCGAATTTTCGTCGCGGTCAGTTCGCTCATCCTCTTCGCGAGTGCTGGGGCGTTCAGTCCCGCATTGCGTACCAAACCAGTCGCGGCCGACGCGGTTGAATACCGTGAACCGCTGGCGCAACAGTTAACCAAGCAAGGGCTACATTACGTGCGTCACGACCGCGAAGGCAGCCAGGTATGGTCAGACGGCCGCCAAAACTATTCCTACGTGAACAATTATTGGTTCTCGTCAAAGCACATCGTGACCGTCTCCACGATGAAGTACCCTAGCCAGGGCACCACGCCGGAAGTGACTGCCCTGGTCCACCGTCTCCTCATGTCCGCGATTGACATGGTGAACCAGAGCGGCGCTAACGTGCAGCTCTGCTACGTCGGCGACGACGTCCGCACGGCTAACGTGCAAGTAACTTACGAGAACAACGCCAACCCGAGTGAGCTGACGGGCGACGTTGCGGGCGAGACGACGCCGCTGAACTATTACGTCCCCAGCGAGCCGTCAATCATGCACCTGAAGTACTACGACCCGGCATACCCGAAGTTCACGAGCGAATACATCGATATTCATGAATTCGGCCACTCACTTGGACTGGGACACACGGATGGTGTCACGGCCCAGCCAACTGTCATGCAGACAACGGGCGCGGTGAACGGCAACCTCGATTACTACTACCAGGCCTTGCGGTATCTCTATGGTAAGAAAACGAGTCGCAGCATCGCGGGTACCGGCCGAATCAACTACAACAAGCACTACGGCATCCAGATTTGGGCAAGGGACGGCAAGCCAGTTCGCTATAACGCGGCGGAGGCCAAGAAGTACCACCACAAGACCGGCGACGCCAAGAAGCTGATGGGCCAAACCGACTGGAAAATTTTTGCGAATACTTACCAGCAAAATGGCACCACCTACTTTAACCTCGGCGGCGACCAATACATTGACGCGCGCTACGTCACGATTCGCTAG